The Treponema phagedenis DNA segment TTTTTCCGTCAGTGCCTCTTACCGCACAGGCAAAACGATCGGAATCGGGATCCGTTGCCATAAGCATATCGGCGCCTTCTTTTTCCGCAAGTGCAATTGCAAGCTTTAATGCGGCAGGATCTTCTGGATTCGGATAACTTACCGTTGGGAAATTGCCGTCCGGTTCACGTTGTTCCGGTACGGTGAGAATATTAAACCCCATATCTCCTAAGACCTTTTCTACATGCAAGGCTCCGGTGCCGTGCAAAGGTGTGTACACAATTTTTACCGATTTTGACATTTCTTTAATCAACTCGGATCGATGGAGTTTTGTTTTTACCATTGCCCAATACTTTTCGTCTATTTCAGAGTCAATAATCTTCAGCTTTCCGCTTTTTAATGCTTCCTCTTTACTGATAAATTTCACTGAGGTAACAGCATTTACTTCATCAATAATCCCGCTGTCATGAGGGGGAATTACCTGCGCTCCGTCATTCCAGTACGCTTTATACCCGTTATACGCAGGCGGATTATGGGATGCGGTTACCACTACACCGGTATCGCACCCGAACTCGCGAATTGCAAATGAAAGCTCAGGCGTAGGGCGCAGCTCTGAAAAAAGATACACGGTAAAACCGTTTGCGGCAAAAATAAGCGCCGTAACTTCCGCAAAAACACTTGAATATCGACGGCAATCACATGCAATAGCCGCTTTTAACTCACCATTCTTTGCCTTTTCGGGGAATGTTTTAATAATATAACTTGCAAGCCCCTGTGTAGCTTTTTTGATAACCGTAGGATTCATGCGATTAGTACCGCCGCCGATAATACCTCGCAAACCGCCGGTACCGAATGCAAGATTTTGGTAAAAACGATCTTCAAGCTCTTTTAAATCGTTTTTTGCAATAAGCTCCTCTACTTCTTTTACAAAAGAAAGATCTTCTTCTTCACGAAGATAAGCACGTGCCCGCTCTAAAATAGTCTGAGTGTCCATAAAAGCCTCCTGTTTTATCAATGAATCCCATCATGGTAATGCACAAATGACGTGCAACTTGTCGGTATTATACAATAAAAGTATACCTCGATTTTATAGTTTATACAAGTCCTTTTAGAGGTTTTCTTTTACCGCTTCTGCCATGGTTTCTATAAATTATTGCTATACAAAGGCGTATAAAAAAGAGTCCGACACAACGGTTTGGTTTTGACGTCCATGTCAAAACCACCCCTGCGAGTTTTAAAGCTTCCTGTTATAAAAAGGAGCCCGACACGGCGCAAGGGAGAGCAAACTTACCATAGGAATATGGAATCACCCCAACGTACTGATTTTTAGTATTCTTGATTAAATCAGTGCTGCTTTTGCCGTCCGTGTCAAAAACTAAACCGTCTGCTTGGAACCACGGGCGTCCGTGCCCGCTCTGATTTTTGCCGTCCGTGGCAAAATGAAACCTATGAGTTTGAAAACTCCTGTTTATATAGCTGTGGTAATTTTCAAACTCAATTCTGTTTGGAACCACCGCCACGCCCTGATTTTTAGTATTCTTGATTAAATCAGTGCTGCGAGTTTAAAAACTCCTATTTATGTCGGTGTGGTAGTTTTTAAACATCGTTTTACATTGTTCTGAGTTTTGACGTCCATGTCAAAACCACCCCTGCGAGTTTTAAAGCTTCCTGTTATAAAAAGGAGCCCGACACGGCGCAAGGGTGAGCAAACTTACCATAGGAATATGGAATCACCCCAACGTACTGATTTTTAGTATTCTTGATTAAATCAGTGCTGCTTTTGCCGTCCGTGTCAAAAACTAAACCGTCTGCTTGGAACCACGGGCGTCCGTGCCCGCTCTGATTTTTGCCGTCCGTGGCAAAATGAAACCTATGAGTTTGAAACCACCGCCGTCCGTGGCGGTTCTGAGCTTGACAACGGTGGGCAAACTTACCATAGGGCGAAGTTTTGAAAATTTACTGTACCTTCGCCAGTGATGCCGAATCTGCACGCCGTTATTGTTAATGCCGCTATTAGTACAATAACAAGTTAAAACGCTGTACGAGTTTTAACGATCTCCTCAGCTCCGACTAATCGGATAAAACTCCTTTTCAGTTAACAGCCCCTGCATGCGAAAGTCATGGGATTCCGCAGGCAAAAAATCAAATACCTGAACTTCGTAACAGGTACATAACACAAAATACTGAGACAGCGAGAGCCGCTCCCGTATTAAAGGAAGAAACCTGTCGTAATAGCCGCCGCCTTTTCCTAATCGCGTACCGGTTTTTGTTGCGGCAAGAGCGGGCACTAAAATTAAAAGCGGCGTTTGGATTGCGTTAATATCTGCAGAGAAAAGAGAAGGACAGCTTTCATCGGGCTCATAAATACCGAGGCATCCCTTTTTTAACTGCGGAGGCATAGATGTATCAAACTGTATACGTTCTACCTGCTTAAAAATAAGCTCCTTCCCGGATACAACCGGCAAACCCAGAATCTTTTTTTCTTTAAGCACTCGTGATAAACATGCACGTATATCACACTCTTTTTGAAGCGGAAAATAAGCAAACACGGTTTTTGCATTTTGAAACT contains these protein-coding regions:
- a CDS encoding phospho-sugar mutase translates to MDTQTILERARAYLREEEDLSFVKEVEELIAKNDLKELEDRFYQNLAFGTGGLRGIIGGGTNRMNPTVIKKATQGLASYIIKTFPEKAKNGELKAAIACDCRRYSSVFAEVTALIFAANGFTVYLFSELRPTPELSFAIREFGCDTGVVVTASHNPPAYNGYKAYWNDGAQVIPPHDSGIIDEVNAVTSVKFISKEEALKSGKLKIIDSEIDEKYWAMVKTKLHRSELIKEMSKSVKIVYTPLHGTGALHVEKVLGDMGFNILTVPEQREPDGNFPTVSYPNPEDPAALKLAIALAEKEGADMLMATDPDSDRFACAVRGTDGKMQLINGNQMGELFTDYILLTLKEYGKMPKNPAIVRSIVTSHLCDSIAKHYGVESFECLTGFKWICSLVQKMQQTGSHSYIYGFEESYGYNFGAEVRDKDGITAAAICAEMCLYWRKQNMSLFDRLYQLFKQHGAFCSRTINKTFPGAEGVVIMNNMMNKLRKENLKELGQKKIIKIRDVKEGIEFDPENPSKTQPIDLPKSNVLQYFFENNTVVSVRPSGTEPKIKFYIIHALPVSGSVEATLAEGEKFIDLLEKELDELA
- a CDS encoding 5-formyltetrahydrofolate cyclo-ligase, whose product is MIVHTKQSMRKIASERLKNFIAQNEFIQNKQHISEQMAEILCGRKEFQNAKTVFAYFPLQKECDIRACLSRVLKEKKILGLPVVSGKELIFKQVERIQFDTSMPPQLKKGCLGIYEPDESCPSLFSADINAIQTPLLILVPALAATKTGTRLGKGGGYYDRFLPLIRERLSLSQYFVLCTCYEVQVFDFLPAESHDFRMQGLLTEKEFYPISRS